The DNA region CGATCCCAGAAAATGCAAAGAGAATGATCCAAAGCATAAGGGAGATCACACGGAAGCAACACAGCGATGAAGAAATCTTTGCAGTCCTCCAGGAGTGCTTTATGGATCCTAATGAAACTGCCCAAAAGCTTCTTTATCTGGGTAAAAGAaatgaatatttgaaattttcttattgGACTGTTTTTTGTGAGGTTTTtatctgtattttttttttgttgttgagaaagtgaagaaagtTGGGATTTTTGTGCCTTCTTATGCTTTTGCTAATGGAAAGTGGATTTTTTATTTGTGTGTTTTTATGGAAAAGTAAGTGTGGACTGTTTGATTTATTGGTTTTGTTTTTCTTAGGGTAAATGTTGTTTGGTTGATGGGAAAAATGGTAGTAGATTAAAGAAATTTAATATGGTTAATAACATGTATGctttgttttgatgatttatcaGCTATAGTTGTCTGTCAATTTCCttgttttcattttcaatctTTATCTGATTGATTGTAGGTCTTAAATAATTAACTTTTACCATCATAATTTGATATCAGTATTCCATAAGTTGAAATTCTATTCTTTTCATCCTTGCTTTGCTGATTTGTTTTAGATATTGTCAAAAACTACTGCATTTTTATGACTGCTGATGATTTGCATGCAAATGTGTAAAGGCCATTGCTGGTCAGTAGCTTTTCTTTTTGGTCCTAGAAGAATGGCTTTTTCATGGGGGATTTTCGAATGGCATTAAGTGCTTACTTTGTCTGTGCTTAATGTATCTTAtggtttacctttttttttttttttatgaaagaatGTATGAAGATTGCATTGTTTGATTGGCAGATATATTTCATGAGGTGAAACGAAAACGCGACAAGAAAAAGGAGGCAAGTGATCTTTTTCCTTCTAACATATTTCAATTATCATTGAATCTATAGGTTATATAGGACTGTGCTTTATTACATGCTTGCTTGGTAACAATGATGGCAAAATTGCTGTAATGCGATTGtcttacttaataaaatttggttTAGTAGGGATTTTGCTTTGGTTTGCTCAGTTAAATTTAATCACTACTCGCTTCTTGTTTTACACAGACAGCTGGGGTACAAGGACGAGGAGGTCGAGGCAGTCGAGCGAACTATTACACATCATCTAGTAAAGgtattagtttttcttttcttctcctacTTATGCATCGATATATGAACTTTACTTGTTTTCTTATGTGTAAGTTGCTAATGTAATGGGTTTTGTTCTTTTAAGATGCTGGAGTTGCAAGGAATACATCTGCTCGAAGGGATAACTGGGTTAATCATACCTCAGATAGAGGTTCTGCGCCTTTGCCAGTATATCAGAAAGTGGAAAATAATGCAGCTTCTCGCACAAAAAAGTAAAAATGCATGATGATATTATTAGTGTATTTAAATGACTTTTATACACTTATTAATCGGCTCTATTCTAGAGAAATATGTTATGAATTACCTAAATATTTTGTTCTATTCTTTAACAGAACAACCACCTCTTTACCAAATGGCACTACAACTTTACCCAATGGGAGCTCCAGTTATGGATCCCAATTGTCTGGCAATGACGTTAATGGTGAAGCTAAAGATGGCTTACCTGCGAACAAGCCAACAACTATTTCAGTGCAACCAGATGTTGCTGAGCCTCCTGCCTCCATTCCTGCTCCATCATTTGTCTCTTTGATCCGAGGTCAAGAGAAGTCTGCGTCAAATTCTAATGGCTCATCATCTTCTTCCAGTTCTGGAACCGTCTCTGGTGTCTATCCATCTGCTTCTGACCCTGTGTTTGTGCCAACCGTGTCGCAGCATGCTGGTGCGGCGGGTacaataaaatgtgaaattggatGCCAACATGAAGCTACTGAAATAAACAATATTCAAGGAAACAAACATGTTCCTGATGATATTGATGTATCTAAGACTGAGAAAACAGCATTTGAGGTTCCAGTCTCAATACATGGAAATAAGTCCCCCAGTAAATCGAAAGCTGCTGAACAGGTTAAGGAATCCAATCCTATGGAGTCCACCTCACTCCAAGGTATTACATCTTTTGtttgcttatttattatttatttatttatttttgattggaGATTTCACTTGGTTCTTGCTTGTGAAACAGTGGTCACATCTGAGGTTGCATCTCTCACTGTTAAAGACATTTCTCAATATATTGCCGATTCAAAGGTTCCAGATGGTCAACATGTTACTTTTCCCACCCACTTCCAAGTCTCTGAAAATGGCTTAACTTTTGGAAGCTTTGATACTAGTTTTGGACTGGGAACAGAAAATAATATCAGTACTGTGGAGATTAACTCTGCATGCCCTGTTGAAACTTCTCCAAGTAATGATGAACTTGCTGGAGAGCCATCTTCTAGGTTTGTGGATATTAGTTTCTGAACTTATTTGAATctatattttgtttgattaatgtTTTCCTTCTGCTAGAAAGCATCCAATGTTCAAACACGTTTCATTCATCTCAGCAATTAGTTTTTTAGGTGTCGGTGGTATTAGTTTCATCTCTGGTTGATATGGAGCCCTGATGTTTTGCTCTTTAACTGTTTAAAAGAGTTGTAAGAATAGTTTTCCGTCGTATCTTCTGGTGGGCTTAGGGGTGTAAATGAGACATTTGTGCTCACAAGTTACTCAAGttcaactaaaaataaattcGATCTTGATCTGGTAAATTTTGAGCCGAGCTCAAGCTATCAATCGAGCCAAATTCAAGTTTAGTAATACTTGACTCGAATGGTTCACGAGCCTGATCGAGCTTAAATTACGTTATTTTccttaatatatgttatttaccCTAAGCTTAATTATTGAGTCGAGCTCAAATTCGAGCTTTAGTACAAAAATTGGTAAACGAGCTTAATCGAGCTTCAGTAGCTCGATTATATATCGAGCCGAGAACGAGCTTAAAAATAGATGTTCGGTTGAGCTATAGCTCAAGCTTGGCAGTATTTGGGCTCGGCTCGGCTCAGCTCAATTACACTCTTAGGTAGGCTTAAACATGTTGGATGAATAAATACTGTAGTTTATAAATGTGCCTAATTTGCCAATGGTATATAAAGCTAGAGGTTTGGAACCTCTAAACAGTATTCCTAGGTatacttttttgttttttaatattttagatctTATTGAGCCTTTTATGATTACCTCAGAAGCCAAGGTATATTATCAGCTGCAGTAGGGGACAATGCTGATCAACCGCGATCTCCTCCTGAGTTAGAGGAAGTATCCAAACCAGAAGGCAACGTTCCCTCTGATGCTGAGTTGAATGATCAGTCAACTCAAGAAGTGCATTTGCACCCTGAAGGTAATCCGCCTGTCATTCCAAATGCCCCCAGCTATGGGTTCGGTTTAACGCCAGCATCTGCAGGCCACTTATCACAGTTTGATGGACCTGAGGCTTGGGTGCATGATGTTTCTCGCGTTGCAAACTTTGCTGTAAGCACTTCTTCCTATCTACTGTCTTATTTTCTGATTTCACAgtataaattactaaattttggTTCCAAGCATCTACTTAGTTGTCTTAGAACTATGTTACTTGAACTCCTCATTCTTCTCGAAATACTTGTGTCCGACACATGGATATGGGGATACGACCTCTAAGGATCCTCCAAATATATGTAAAGACTTAGGAAACCATATGGACACTCACACTTGAGTCCGAATATCATAGGGTTATAGTGTGCTTTAAAAAATGTTTTGGTACTTGGTATTTgcatcctttcttttttcttcagtGTATGGAATACGACAAGAAAAGTTATCACACAACTCGTGGATTTCATAGACCTAACTTGTACTGTTAGTTTCCCTTTTAACAGTGCAATTAAATGTTAGTCTATTGCTTATACTATTGTTCATGCTTTTTACTGTCGATTTGTCAAACTTTTAGGGTGGGAATACTCCAGTTCCATCTGATACTTCAACACCACCTCTTCAGAGCTCCGTTGGTGCAGCCCCGCAAGCAGTTCACCTCTTCCGACAGCCATTTCCGCCTAATTACTTCCCTTATCCCCACTATCTTCCCCCTTTTTATATGCACGCAATGCATCAATATTTAACCCTTGCCGGTCTCCCCCAGCAACCATCAACTGGCAATCTGTACATGCCTCCTGGAGCAGCTGCACCTGGGGTCAAGTTCCCTGTTCCACAGTTCAAACCTGGAACTAATGCTGGAAACCCAGCTCACTTTGCAATTCCTTCTGGTTATGGTCCATTGACCCCTCCACCTGTTGGTTTCAATTTATCTGTTCCATCAGTGACCTCTGGAAGTTCTAGCAGCAAGGAGGATCTTGCAGCTTCGCAATTGAAGGAAAACCATATATACACAACTGGACCATTGGTTCGTTTTGCTTTCCCTTTCCTTCTATATAGACCCGTCAATTAGGAGAGTCGAATTATATTTCGATACATTATATTTTCGTAGTGTTCTTTATTAGCTTTTACAAGAATTTAACACAATGCTTTGGTATATCTGTTTTTTGCAGAATGAAGGTTCCGCTATCTGGATGACTGCTTCACCAGCGCAAGATTTATCCAGCTTGCTGTATAATCCATTGTACCCCCTTCACGGCCCCCAGCTTCCTTTCTCTCCTGCACAGGCCACTCACGGTGCCATTGCTGGACTCTATCAGCCATCACAAACAATAGCTCCTCCTTCCAACACCAACAACCTCCTTCAACAGTCTCAAGCCACGGAAACTGCAATTCCTGCATCCGGTGCTTATCAGCAGCCTCAACTTGCACAATTAAACTGGAACACTAATTACTGAACCATTAAAATCTTACAACAACAACGACCCAACGTAGAAACACATGGAGGAACTCTCAGTAATGGGTGAAACTCTAAACTGTTCTTTCTGGGGGTGTAAATATATTAGGGTTTATGTATGGTGGGGAAATATCCCTTTGCCATATTTTTTCCCACCATGTCTCTTAATGTTGTTTCTTTTGGAACTTTTATTCACATAAGATGCTGAATAGGAGGAATTTGAAGAGATGGATAGAGATACTTAGATTAGGTGAGATTTCaccaatttttccttttatttttccattatctCACCtgtatattaaattttgaataggGAGGAAAGAATGATACAAGCTATGATTGGTATATGGCAAGTTTCTTCTAGTTTTCTTTTAATTGATTGTtgctctattattattatttatatcttttGGTATCTTTCAGATCGTGTTCAGGGTTCATGTTCAGAGTTCGTAGCTGTTTTTTTTAGCAATATCatcttcaaaatttgaatttgtgTTTTCTCCTTATATTGTAATGTGTCTTATCACTGTACATAGCGGTGCTCTCTTAATGAAAAGTTGCTCGTTTACTTCAATTTAAATTGGGCCGATCGGATTGGAAACTGGTTTCTTTTATTTGAACCTGACGCTCTAGCGTCAGTCTTGCGGACTGAAAATGAGTTTGGATTTTTCATTTTCTATCTAAACTCGGAAAATGGTTCAGAACTTGACAAATTGCGTTCACCTAATTGATTCGGCCTTAATTGATAGGTCTACATGTGTCAATTGTGTCTCAAACTGACTCGATGAAGTTTGAACTCAATTCGATTATGAAAGTCAATTATTGGCTATAAAATTCAATAATCTAAACTTatctaatttaaaatcaaattgatcCGAATCCAAAATTAATCTAATTCAAACTTAACAAGTTGCCCaaaataaatcttaattaaaacctaaaataGTGTAAACCTAAAATAACTCAAGAAACTCAAGTTAGTTACCTaaaataaatcttaattaaaacctaaaataGTCTAAACCTAAAATAACTCGAGAAATTCAAGTTATATGAACTCAAAATTATCTAAAACTAAAATGATCTGAACTCGAATTAACTCAACTAACTAAAATGATCTGAACTCGAATTAACTCAACTAACTTAAAATCTAAttcaaatttatctaaaatattttgtaaaataaattataggttTTTGTTtgcaaatttctttataaaaaaagttataaaaatatctatctaaactaattaaattgtcccaaaaaaagttataaaaatcatctttataaagttataaaaattatattataagcataaaTACATATGAGTGTTTGGAGCAATTAAGGtaaaaaattcttatattataaacccaaaaatatatattataaaattttttgtgtattttataaattataataaaaaatattatttaatttctaaaaaatttctaaaattatgacAAAAAATAGTATTATTTATAGAAATGTTATGAAAGTTATtggataatttataaaatattgtttataaagATTATagattacaaattttatattattttttacttaatttacataATAGAAAAAGGGATATAATCTTGCATAGTTTTTCTCCAAATTAAGtcaatataagtttttataattaaactgcGGGTTATTTGGACTATGAACCCAAATATTGTAAGGTTGATGCTAATggtgtaaatacaaaaaaaaaattgcaccATATCGTGGGGTATGATACTATTTGAGAGAATGATGCCAGACACAAGCACTATAGCTAGCTCGTGAACTCTTTAGTTTAAGACATTCAATAATTCGAGATGTGATTGAAGACAATTGTTGTTCTAAAAcaatatttctcatattaacatcATCGTAATATAAGATAAAAAGAATAAGGTTAGGTCGCACTAGCATGTTGCATATTTCGTAACACTTCAATTATAGGTAGAATTAAGACGATTCATATTCGAAGAATACATGAAAAGATGATGATAACcgagcatatgttaaatattaaaaaggaaataacccaacaaatatgcgttagaacaattagataaaactccgtatgtatatttttcttgttatttttattagtaatcacAATATCAACTACTTTTGTAGACTAACATAATAAATacgataatttgattttaatttttattacttctttagaaaatatttttatcatactaataatttttttatagtaattgatACGTTTAATCGTGTAATTACAATTACGATGTAATTGCACTCTATCAGCCAAACAAGTctaagaaattaaattttttttgtaattacaaAAGAGTGTAATTACTACCCGAGTAATTACACTGTACTGTTTAATCAAACccgaatttttttttttcaaatgctCTTTCCTCTTTAGCTCTTTGTTTTCATTGTCTATACAATCTCTTTTTTTGTTTCTGTAATTTTCCTTTTTACACATCGTTTGTAGTCTTTATTACCGTAGAGTCTTCACTGCCGTTTTCACTGGTTTTTGTTTTGGATACAGGAGTTTGTACTGGAATCTGCTTATTTGAGCCGTCTTTCGATTCTTTCAAGTTCAGTGACGTGTAAACCGACATGCCGGCGAGTGCAAAGACGGCACCGGAAAGACTCACCAGCCCCGGATCGGAATCCAGAAGAATGTATCCTCCAACAAGTATGACACAAGTTTTGAATTGTCCTAAAACAACATGTGATGTTGCAGAAGTTGCCCtacaaaaggggaaaaaaaagtatattagatTACTTTAAACCCAAGTTACAACAAACAGACAGAGACTGCTACCTGAAAATTAGGTTGTCTAACACTGTACTTTTCAGTTTCGCAGTGGGGTTAGTTTGAATCGGATTAATTTAGATAGGACCGAtatgggttttaaattttaagttatttctaTTTCGAGTTCGGCTCATTTTAGTTTTGGGTTATTCAGATATGGGTCATTCGGATTATTTTAGGTTTTGATTACTTTGTGTTTGGATCATTTCGGTTCTTGTCACTTGAGATTCAGATAATTTTGGGTTCATTTTGAGTTCAGGTTGTTCAAGTTTTCAAGCTCGGGTTTTAAGGAAAGGTCATCATAGGTTTgaataattttagattttaaccATTGAGTTcaaattattttgggttttaataaCATTAGATTTGAATAATTTTGATTTATGTGTTGAgtaattttaggttattttagaTTTAGGTTGTTTCGGGCTTGGGTGGATCAAGGTTTGTGTTGGATTTAATCAAATCGAGTCAGTTTCGGTTTCAAATCAAGTTGAGTTAGGGCTCTTTTGGGTTCAAGTAGTTACAAGTTCTAGTTATTAGGGCTTTTGGGTCAGGTCATTATGGGTTTGGGTCATTTTAGGTTATAATCACTTCGGGTTTAGATCGGTTTAGGCTTTGGTAACTTTAGATTTGGATCATTCCGATTTACTTGTTCAATCATGGAAGGTCATTTTGAGTTCAGGCTATTTTGAGCTCGGGTCAATTTAGGTTTAGATTGGACAGATTCAAGTTGTTGGTTTCGGACTAATTGGACTGATATTTCAAACTCAGAAAAAAATTGAGAGGTGTATCTGAAACTTAccctaaagccagtgcaccagACCATTGTAGAAGAAAACCAAGCAAAGCTGAACTGAGAATTGCACAAGAGTTGTTTATATCCCATTTGAACAACAAAACTCCAGGTGGATCCAACCATGGCATTAATGCTAACAAGAAGAAGATTGTAATTGGGGTTGTCTTCCACATCAACCTACATTTCAGACATCATCATTTTTCCGACACAAACTAAAACAACCATAACAATCAATGTTACATTACTTGTCACTTACGCAAGTGCTGTCCAGTTCGCTTGTTGCTGTAAACTAGACCACAAAATCTTGTTTATGGCACTTGGGACTATCCATGCAAGGGCGATACATGCTCCGAAGGCATTGAACTGTAAATCTGTTACCGTGGCCACCGCGACACCGGCGGAAACAGCCCCTAGAGCCAATACCTGCAAAGAACAAACAGAGTATAAGACCGGATAATCGGAGAGAGCCGAAGGGTGTTTGCCGATGCACCTTTTTGAATGATATGGTTTTCCGGAAGAGAACGAATTCCGCAAGAACGATGGTCGGAGTGACCGCGATCTTAGCCATTTGGTAGAAACCAACACTGCA from Gossypium hirsutum isolate 1008001.06 chromosome A04, Gossypium_hirsutum_v2.1, whole genome shotgun sequence includes:
- the LOC107931106 gene encoding GBF-interacting protein 1-like isoform X1, whose amino-acid sequence is MSSQGGLGGGGGGGSRVSIPENAKRMIQSIREITRKQHSDEEIFAVLQECFMDPNETAQKLLYLDIFHEVKRKRDKKKETAGVQGRGGRGSRANYYTSSSKDAGVARNTSARRDNWVNHTSDRGSAPLPVYQKVENNAASRTKKTTTSLPNGTTTLPNGSSSYGSQLSGNDVNGEAKDGLPANKPTTISVQPDVAEPPASIPAPSFVSLIRGQEKSASNSNGSSSSSSSGTVSGVYPSASDPVFVPTVSQHAGAAGTIKCEIGCQHEATEINNIQGNKHVPDDIDVSKTEKTAFEVPVSIHGNKSPSKSKAAEQVKESNPMESTSLQVVTSEVASLTVKDISQYIADSKVPDGQHVTFPTHFQVSENGLTFGSFDTSFGLGTENNISTVEINSACPVETSPSNDELAGEPSSRSQGILSAAVGDNADQPRSPPELEEVSKPEGNVPSDAELNDQSTQEVHLHPEGNPPVIPNAPSYGFGLTPASAGHLSQFDGPEAWVHDVSRVANFAGGNTPVPSDTSTPPLQSSVGAAPQAVHLFRQPFPPNYFPYPHYLPPFYMHAMHQYLTLAGLPQQPSTGNLYMPPGAAAPGVKFPVPQFKPGTNAGNPAHFAIPSGYGPLTPPPVGFNLSVPSVTSGSSSSKEDLAASQLKENHIYTTGPLNEGSAIWMTASPAQDLSSLLYNPLYPLHGPQLPFSPAQATHGAIAGLYQPSQTIAPPSNTNNLLQQSQATETAIPASGAYQQPQLAQLNWNTNY
- the LOC107931073 gene encoding nucleotide-sugar uncharacterized transporter 2, which codes for MQISSVGGMGLLDSLLGAEGRKSFKRKDSDAGEAGKALEELRGSLYNELRTSEGAKRQQQRFCGPVVAMTFNFFVAVGIILTNKLVMGRVGFNFPIFLTLLHYAVSWLLLAIFRTLSWLPVSPPAKTTPSSSIFLLGAIMAFASGLANTSLKYNSVGFYQMAKIAVTPTIVLAEFVLFRKTISFKKVLALGAVSAGVAVATVTDLQFNAFGACIALAWIVPSAINKILWSSLQQQANWTALALMWKTTPITIFFLLALMPWLDPPGVLLFKWDINNSCAILSSALLGFLLQWSGALALGATSATSHVVLGQFKTCVILVGGYILLDSDPGLVSLSGAVFALAGMSVYTSLNLKESKDGSNKQIPVQTPVSKTKTSENGSEDSTVIKTTNDV
- the LOC107931106 gene encoding GBF-interacting protein 1-like isoform X2 encodes the protein MSSQGGLGGGGGGGSRVSIPENAKRMIQSIREITRKQHSDEEIFAVLQECFMDPNETAQKLLYLDIFHEVKRKRDKKKETAGVQGRGGRGSRANYYTSSSKDAGVARNTSARRDNWVNHTSDRGSAPLPVYQKVENNAASRTKKTTTSLPNGTTTLPNGSSSYGSQLSGNDVNGEAKDGLPANKPTTISVQPDVAEPPASIPAPSFVSLIRGQEKSASNSNGSSSSSSSGTVSGVYPSASDPVFVPTVSQHAGAAGTIKCEIGCQHEATEINNIQGNKHVPDDIDVSKTEKTAFEVPVSIHGNKSPSKSKAAEQVKESNPMESTSLQVVTSEVASLTVKDISQYIADSKVPDGQHVTFPTHFQVSENGLTFGSFDTSFGLGTENNISTVEINSACPVETSPSNDELAGEPSSRSQGILSAAVGDNADQPRSPPELEEVSKPEGNVPSDAELNDQSTQEVHLHPEGHLSQFDGPEAWVHDVSRVANFAGGNTPVPSDTSTPPLQSSVGAAPQAVHLFRQPFPPNYFPYPHYLPPFYMHAMHQYLTLAGLPQQPSTGNLYMPPGAAAPGVKFPVPQFKPGTNAGNPAHFAIPSGYGPLTPPPVGFNLSVPSVTSGSSSSKEDLAASQLKENHIYTTGPLNEGSAIWMTASPAQDLSSLLYNPLYPLHGPQLPFSPAQATHGAIAGLYQPSQTIAPPSNTNNLLQQSQATETAIPASGAYQQPQLAQLNWNTNY